In Deferribacteraceae bacterium V6Fe1, one genomic interval encodes:
- a CDS encoding amidohydrolase: MTNIYQIIEKYKPEIIKSFTTLEALAEPSFQEFKTTQFIIDELSKTGISNFTNLSTGCFGTLDFNKDSTVAIRADIDALPYNDEKTIYRHLCGHHFHAAALLETIKIIVRENLQLNSNFRFIFQPAEERVSGAEFIIKNGGMKNVTEIYGLHVDPELYVGEIYVEKGAVMAGARHFSITMSGKSTHAAYPHLGADPIVASANFIQTAQAIVSRMVDPLKSAVVTFGSITGGSAHNIIPESVTIKGTFRFLEEENSRLIETKLKHILSGIDQSFGTSSTINIDKGTYPVLNDEKVSQKLKSILKGEKFRFIRNPHLSMGGEDFCFYGKLAPSLFIKFGTRTNDKIIPIHNKDFCVPIEPLFDAIYMWIKILTF, from the coding sequence ATGACAAATATTTACCAAATTATTGAAAAATACAAGCCTGAGATAATAAAATCTTTTACGACTCTTGAAGCTCTTGCTGAGCCATCTTTTCAGGAGTTTAAAACCACACAATTCATCATCGATGAGCTAAGCAAAACAGGTATTAGCAATTTTACAAATCTTAGTACAGGCTGCTTTGGAACATTGGATTTTAACAAAGATAGCACGGTGGCTATTAGAGCTGATATCGATGCTCTGCCATATAATGACGAAAAAACTATTTACCGACATCTATGCGGCCACCATTTTCATGCTGCAGCCCTCCTTGAAACTATCAAAATAATTGTAAGGGAAAATTTACAGCTAAACTCAAACTTTAGGTTTATATTTCAACCGGCAGAAGAGAGGGTGAGCGGTGCAGAATTTATCATAAAAAATGGCGGGATGAAAAATGTGACCGAAATTTACGGACTTCATGTGGACCCGGAGCTTTATGTCGGGGAAATTTACGTGGAAAAAGGGGCTGTGATGGCGGGAGCAAGGCATTTTAGCATCACCATGTCAGGGAAGAGCACACATGCCGCTTATCCGCATTTGGGAGCAGACCCGATAGTGGCATCGGCAAACTTTATTCAAACTGCTCAAGCTATTGTATCAAGAATGGTAGACCCTTTAAAAAGTGCCGTTGTAACTTTCGGCTCCATTACAGGGGGTAGTGCACATAATATCATTCCGGAATCGGTTACTATCAAAGGGACTTTCAGGTTTCTTGAAGAAGAAAACAGTAGACTTATTGAAACAAAACTTAAACATATTTTAAGTGGCATTGATCAGTCCTTCGGTACAAGCAGTACAATCAACATAGACAAAGGAACTTATCCCGTATTAAATGATGAAAAAGTTTCTCAAAAATTAAAATCAATTTTAAAAGGGGAAAAATTCAGATTTATAAGAAATCCCCATTTGTCAATGGGGGGAGAAGATTTCTGCTTTTATGGTAAACTTGCCCCATCCCTATTTATAAAATTTGGCACCAGAACAAACGATAAAATTATCCCTATTCACAATAAAGATTTTTGTGTTCCAATAGAGCCTCTATTTGATGCGATATATATGTGGATTAAAATTCTGACATTTTAA
- the topA gene encoding type I DNA topoisomerase, with protein MSKYNLVIVESPAKARTIEKYLGKNYKVLASVGHVKDLPDKELGVDIEKDFTPQYKIIKGKKKIIDQLKKEAENAEKVYLAPDPDREGEAIAWHISEEIKKKAKDIYRIQFNEITKKGIAEGISNPSQININRVNAQQSRRILDRLVGYMVSPLLWKPLKYGLSAGRVQSVALRLICEREEEIEKFVPKEYWIVTGFFNSNKTEIKARLEKKNGKPFEIKNKNECDNVLSDLNKSEPEIDRIDKKVVKSAAPLPFITSKLQQEAIRKLGFSAKKTMMVAQQLYEGIDLPKEGPVGLITYMRTDSTRVSQESVDAAHKYIEQNFGKEFVGKPKKASQSKTKIQDAHEAIRPTDPLRNPEDLKKYLNADQYKLYNLIWQRFIASQMADAEFYSTSIFIKVGDYEFKASGKILKFAGYTKVYTESAEENGNEEENLFYDINDNDKLTTNKYETKQQFTSPPPRYSEASLVKTLEQKGIGRPSTYASIISTLLDRKYVENEQKKLYPTELGRIVNSLLVSNFNDIFEVNFTAKMESELDEIEEGKLDWKDALKEFYNKFAPELEDATKHLKMNLVLKDIKCPKCASELVIKYGKNGPFVACQKYPDCDFTSNYKRLENGKIELVEAAPHEDSGLKCDKCDKPMVFKKSRFGEILACSGYPECKNIKSFIRKPDGGFILLNKDDKLDDKCPECGSNLVVKSGRNGMFAGCSNYPDCKFTSSISVDNDGKLKVQIIKVAKFNCEKCGSEMVLKKSRRGMFFACSKYPECKNTKSAIKTDDNEIIPKS; from the coding sequence ATGTCTAAATACAACTTGGTAATCGTAGAATCGCCTGCAAAGGCACGCACCATAGAGAAATATCTTGGCAAAAACTATAAAGTCCTTGCCAGTGTCGGTCATGTAAAAGATCTGCCTGACAAAGAGTTAGGTGTAGATATAGAAAAAGATTTTACTCCCCAATATAAGATTATCAAAGGGAAGAAAAAGATTATCGATCAGTTGAAAAAAGAGGCAGAAAATGCCGAAAAAGTATATCTTGCTCCCGACCCTGACAGAGAAGGGGAGGCTATAGCTTGGCATATCAGCGAAGAGATAAAGAAAAAAGCCAAAGATATATATCGTATTCAATTTAATGAAATCACCAAGAAAGGTATTGCCGAAGGTATCTCAAACCCCAGCCAGATAAATATAAACAGAGTAAATGCCCAACAATCGAGAAGGATTCTTGACAGATTAGTAGGCTATATGGTTAGCCCGCTTCTATGGAAGCCTCTTAAATACGGTCTTTCGGCGGGAAGGGTTCAGTCGGTTGCCCTGAGGCTTATATGTGAAAGGGAAGAGGAAATTGAAAAATTTGTCCCGAAAGAGTATTGGATTGTTACCGGATTTTTTAATTCCAATAAAACTGAAATAAAGGCAAGACTTGAAAAGAAAAACGGTAAACCTTTTGAGATAAAAAACAAAAATGAATGTGACAATGTCTTGTCCGACCTAAATAAATCCGAACCTGAAATAGATAGGATTGACAAAAAGGTTGTAAAGTCTGCAGCACCGCTCCCATTCATAACCTCTAAACTGCAGCAAGAGGCAATCAGAAAGCTTGGCTTTTCTGCGAAAAAGACAATGATGGTTGCCCAGCAACTTTATGAAGGTATCGACTTACCAAAAGAAGGACCGGTTGGACTTATTACTTACATGCGTACAGATTCTACAAGGGTCTCACAAGAATCGGTAGACGCAGCTCATAAATACATTGAACAAAACTTCGGCAAAGAGTTTGTGGGGAAACCTAAAAAAGCCTCTCAGTCTAAAACAAAAATACAGGATGCCCACGAGGCTATAAGGCCGACCGACCCATTGAGAAATCCCGAAGATTTAAAAAAATATCTAAATGCCGACCAATACAAACTGTATAATCTAATTTGGCAAAGATTTATAGCCAGCCAGATGGCAGATGCAGAGTTTTACTCAACAAGTATATTTATAAAAGTTGGGGATTATGAATTTAAGGCTTCTGGAAAAATTTTGAAATTTGCAGGTTACACAAAGGTGTACACAGAGTCAGCAGAGGAAAATGGGAACGAAGAGGAAAACCTTTTCTACGATATTAACGACAATGACAAACTTACTACAAATAAATACGAAACCAAGCAGCAATTTACCAGTCCTCCACCCAGATACTCGGAAGCGTCTCTCGTCAAAACCCTCGAGCAAAAAGGTATTGGCAGACCAAGTACTTACGCTTCAATAATTTCTACTTTGCTGGATAGAAAATATGTAGAAAACGAACAAAAGAAGCTATATCCTACTGAGCTTGGAAGAATAGTAAATAGTCTTTTGGTGAGCAACTTCAACGATATTTTTGAGGTCAACTTTACCGCCAAAATGGAAAGTGAACTTGACGAAATAGAGGAAGGGAAGCTTGATTGGAAAGATGCCCTCAAAGAATTCTATAACAAGTTTGCCCCTGAGCTTGAAGATGCTACTAAGCATTTGAAGATGAATTTGGTTTTAAAAGATATCAAATGTCCTAAATGTGCATCTGAACTTGTCATAAAATATGGGAAAAACGGTCCTTTTGTCGCTTGTCAGAAATATCCGGACTGTGACTTTACTTCAAATTATAAGAGACTTGAAAACGGTAAAATTGAGCTTGTGGAAGCTGCTCCACATGAAGACTCGGGACTTAAATGCGACAAATGTGATAAACCGATGGTATTTAAAAAAAGTAGATTTGGCGAGATTTTGGCTTGCTCTGGATATCCCGAGTGCAAGAATATCAAAAGCTTTATAAGAAAGCCTGATGGCGGGTTTATCCTTTTAAACAAAGATGATAAATTAGACGACAAATGCCCTGAATGCGGGAGCAATCTTGTTGTTAAGTCGGGAAGAAACGGCATGTTTGCAGGCTGTTCAAATTACCCTGACTGTAAATTTACCTCAAGTATTTCGGTAGACAATGACGGGAAATTGAAAGTTCAGATTATTAAAGTGGCCAAGTTTAATTGTGAAAAGTGTGGCTCTGAAATGGTTTTGAAAAAAAGCAGGCGTGGAATGTTTTTTGCCTGCAGTAAATATCCCGAATGCAAAAATACAAAGTCTGCCATTAAAACAGATGACAATGAAATCATTCCAAAATCCTGA
- the trmFO gene encoding methylenetetrahydrofolate--tRNA-(uracil(54)-C(5))-methyltransferase (FADH(2)-oxidizing) TrmFO, translating into MKSFQNPDVVIVGGGLAGSEAALFLASKSFRVRLYEMRPHKNTEAHETDLLGELVCSNSLKSESLDTANGLLKAELLRLNSPLINIALNTRVPSGGALSVDRNLFAQSVTEAITNNENIELIREELSEIDFGIPTIIATGPLTSSKMTNFLTKLFGDGLFFYDAISPIIDAESINYDKCFFKSRYDKGEADYLNCPMTKEEFQTFYNELINADKVEFKDFERGAVFERCMPIEEMASRGEKTLTFGPMRPVGLRHPETNEEYYAVVQLRKENNEGTAYNIVGFQTKMKIGEQKRVFRLIPGLENAEFLRFGSIHRNTYVKSPGKLNHNYKYKELPNLYIAGQLSGVEGYVESIASGLTAALDLFLSFSRQQELNFPKTSALRSLGEYVSTESKGDFSPSNFHFGMLPPLDKRVKDKKLKKVLMSNRSLEDLDIYIKSINL; encoded by the coding sequence ATGAAATCATTCCAAAATCCTGATGTTGTTATAGTGGGGGGCGGTCTTGCAGGGAGTGAGGCTGCACTCTTTCTTGCTTCTAAATCTTTTAGAGTAAGACTTTATGAAATGAGGCCTCATAAAAATACGGAAGCACATGAAACTGACCTTTTAGGAGAATTGGTCTGCTCCAATTCTCTGAAATCGGAATCCCTTGATACCGCTAACGGACTTTTGAAAGCAGAGCTTTTAAGGCTTAACAGCCCGCTTATAAACATTGCGCTTAATACCAGAGTCCCGTCCGGAGGAGCACTATCCGTTGACAGAAATCTCTTTGCCCAATCGGTCACTGAGGCAATCACAAACAATGAAAATATCGAGCTTATAAGGGAAGAGCTGAGTGAGATTGATTTTGGCATACCTACAATTATAGCCACAGGGCCTTTGACATCATCTAAAATGACAAATTTCTTAACTAAATTGTTTGGTGACGGACTATTTTTCTATGATGCAATTTCTCCTATCATAGACGCTGAAAGCATAAATTATGACAAATGTTTTTTTAAGAGCCGCTATGACAAAGGGGAAGCCGATTATCTAAACTGTCCTATGACCAAAGAAGAGTTTCAGACTTTTTATAATGAACTGATAAACGCAGATAAGGTCGAATTTAAAGATTTTGAAAGGGGAGCTGTTTTTGAAAGGTGTATGCCTATTGAAGAGATGGCTTCAAGGGGTGAAAAAACTTTGACCTTTGGACCTATGCGGCCTGTGGGATTAAGACATCCTGAAACAAATGAAGAATATTACGCCGTTGTTCAGCTAAGAAAAGAAAATAATGAAGGGACAGCGTATAATATAGTAGGATTTCAAACAAAAATGAAAATAGGTGAGCAAAAAAGGGTTTTCAGATTAATTCCGGGCCTTGAAAATGCGGAGTTTTTAAGATTTGGCTCAATTCACAGAAATACTTATGTCAAAAGCCCAGGAAAACTTAATCATAATTATAAATATAAGGAATTGCCCAACTTGTATATCGCAGGTCAATTAAGCGGAGTCGAGGGTTATGTGGAATCTATTGCAAGCGGATTGACAGCCGCTTTAGACCTATTTTTATCTTTTTCTCGTCAGCAGGAATTAAACTTTCCAAAGACTTCAGCTCTAAGGTCTTTAGGTGAATATGTCAGCACTGAGTCAAAAGGGGATTTTTCGCCGAGTAACTTTCATTTTGGAATGCTCCCCCCACTTGACAAAAGGGTAAAAGATAAAAAGCTTAAAAAAGTCCTGATGAGCAACAGATCTCTTGAAGATTTAGATATTTATATAAAATCTATAAACTTATGA
- a CDS encoding sigma-70 family RNA polymerase sigma factor, protein MNEEFKDDLIPEEPQEDSDNDSFEILEPENIECSAADDLEIFKIYLNEIANIPLLTKDEEIKLSKEIQKGCIIAKEKMVEANLRLVISIAKKYMNRGLPLEDLVNEGNIGLLKAVEKFDYKKGFKFSTYATWWIRQAIERAITNQCRTVRIPVHMTENINRVLRIQAEFQQKKGREPTMLELSTACKMPLSTLKKVFDAIQQDTSLDKVIGEGENATLHEIIPDENVSIDPYKIAESQSLRELILKWMEFLTETEKEIIARRYGLFTGEQETLEAIGEDLGITRERVRQIEKRVLGKLKNFIKTKKLKVEELI, encoded by the coding sequence ATGAATGAGGAATTCAAAGACGACTTAATTCCTGAAGAGCCTCAAGAAGATTCTGACAATGATTCATTTGAAATCTTAGAGCCTGAAAATATCGAGTGTAGTGCCGCTGATGATCTTGAAATATTTAAAATATACTTAAATGAAATTGCAAACATACCTTTACTAACCAAAGATGAAGAGATTAAGCTTTCCAAAGAGATACAAAAAGGCTGCATAATAGCTAAAGAAAAGATGGTAGAAGCAAACTTAAGACTTGTAATATCAATAGCAAAAAAATATATGAACAGAGGGCTGCCCCTTGAAGACTTGGTCAATGAAGGGAATATCGGACTTTTAAAAGCAGTTGAAAAGTTTGACTATAAAAAGGGGTTTAAATTTAGCACTTATGCCACATGGTGGATAAGGCAGGCCATTGAAAGGGCTATAACCAACCAATGCAGAACAGTAAGAATCCCGGTACATATGACCGAAAATATAAACAGGGTGTTGCGTATTCAGGCAGAGTTTCAACAGAAAAAAGGGAGAGAACCTACCATGCTTGAATTATCCACTGCCTGTAAAATGCCATTATCTACCCTGAAAAAGGTTTTTGATGCCATTCAGCAAGACACCTCCCTTGATAAAGTAATAGGAGAAGGGGAAAATGCGACATTGCATGAAATAATTCCTGATGAAAATGTAAGTATTGATCCATATAAAATTGCTGAATCCCAGAGTTTGAGAGAATTAATACTCAAGTGGATGGAATTTCTGACTGAAACGGAAAAAGAGATTATTGCAAGGAGATACGGTCTTTTTACTGGTGAGCAAGAGACCTTGGAAGCAATAGGGGAAGACCTTGGAATCACACGAGAAAGGGTAAGACAGATTGAAAAAAGGGTTTTGGGGAAATTAAAAAATTTCATAAAAACAAAAAAGTTAAAAGTAGAGGAGTTAATATGA
- a CDS encoding tyrosine recombinase XerC — protein sequence MKAEEAISKFTIFLQVEKGYSQHTLKSYLNDINDLMSFIKDDREISDISYFTLRGFINSLYEKGLSKSTIERKIACLKSFFSFLVKRGFIEDNPSRLLRFPKKDQKLFKVFNIDDILNLLETPDRSTPDGLRDALILEMLYGTGMRVSELVLTDVNDIDFNGLRIRVKGKGKKERVLPLDYFHIEMIQDYLQKRILMAKKGIKNPEALFINKLGTRLTDRSVRRIVEKYLKAAGLPCDYSPHDFRHTFATHLLENGADLRTIQHLLGHSSLSTTQKYTHLNLSEILKIYDITHPYSKRG from the coding sequence ATGAAAGCGGAAGAGGCTATATCAAAATTTACAATCTTTCTGCAAGTTGAAAAAGGATACAGTCAGCATACTCTCAAATCATACCTGAATGATATCAACGACTTAATGTCTTTTATCAAAGACGATAGAGAAATAAGCGACATATCATACTTTACCCTTCGCGGATTTATAAACAGTCTATACGAAAAGGGGTTAAGTAAATCTACCATAGAAAGAAAAATTGCTTGCTTAAAATCTTTTTTCAGCTTTCTTGTAAAAAGGGGATTTATTGAAGATAACCCTTCTAGACTGTTAAGATTTCCAAAAAAAGATCAAAAGTTGTTTAAAGTGTTTAATATCGACGACATATTAAACCTTCTTGAGACGCCTGACAGAAGCACTCCGGACGGCTTGCGCGATGCACTCATACTTGAAATGCTCTACGGTACGGGGATGAGGGTATCTGAGCTCGTATTAACAGATGTCAATGATATAGATTTCAACGGGCTGAGAATACGGGTAAAAGGGAAGGGGAAGAAGGAGAGGGTGCTCCCCTTAGACTATTTCCATATTGAAATGATTCAGGATTACCTGCAAAAAAGGATTTTGATGGCCAAAAAAGGGATAAAAAATCCTGAAGCTTTATTTATTAATAAATTAGGCACAAGGTTAACAGACAGAAGCGTAAGACGGATTGTTGAAAAATATCTTAAAGCTGCAGGTCTTCCTTGTGACTATAGCCCACACGATTTTAGGCATACATTTGCCACTCACCTTTTGGAAAATGGGGCTGACCTTAGAACTATTCAGCACCTGTTAGGGCATTCATCCCTTTCCACCACACAGAAATATACCCATTTAAATTTGTCAGAGATATTGAAAATATATGATATAACTCATCCTTACTCAAAAAGAGGATAA
- a CDS encoding aminopeptidase P family protein — MIVVPESDLQLRLNQFKKYMTELDENWEACFIFGKINMYYFTGTMQNGAFFIPRDASPVLYVRKSYERALVESKIGKIVKINSFRDIAEDVGNKFETVHIEKEVVPVAFIERFNKYFGVKNFKSLDLAVAKSRAVKTDFELSLMKKAGEIHRKTQDEIVPTLLTEGISEAELGGKILQASIALGSFGLTRMGTFNAELYLGNICFDDSGNYYNSFDGPAGIRGLGAAVPLFGSFEKKLKKDSVVLLDTACNFEGYHTDKTAIYAFGKIPQKAYDYHQKCVEIQNMVAERLKPGNIPEEIYFEVMNKIDKEFDVNFMGFGPNKVKFLGHGIGLVVDEYPVIAKGFKEPLVENIVMAIEPKKGIENVGMVGTENTFVVTKNGGVSLTGNYFDIIQV; from the coding sequence ATGATTGTAGTACCTGAAAGTGATTTGCAACTAAGGCTAAATCAATTCAAAAAATACATGACTGAGCTTGATGAAAATTGGGAAGCATGCTTTATCTTCGGTAAAATTAATATGTACTACTTTACGGGAACAATGCAAAATGGGGCATTTTTTATCCCCAGAGATGCCAGTCCTGTATTATATGTAAGGAAAAGTTATGAAAGAGCACTCGTTGAATCAAAAATAGGTAAGATAGTTAAGATAAATAGTTTTAGAGATATTGCCGAAGATGTAGGGAATAAGTTTGAAACCGTGCATATTGAAAAAGAAGTAGTCCCCGTCGCATTTATCGAAAGATTTAACAAATATTTTGGCGTAAAAAATTTCAAATCCTTGGACTTGGCTGTTGCAAAAAGTAGAGCCGTTAAAACTGATTTTGAACTGTCACTAATGAAAAAAGCCGGAGAAATTCACAGAAAAACTCAGGATGAGATAGTCCCCACTTTGCTTACGGAAGGGATATCCGAAGCCGAGCTTGGCGGCAAAATTCTTCAGGCTTCCATCGCACTTGGAAGCTTTGGGCTTACGAGAATGGGCACATTCAACGCGGAGCTGTATCTTGGCAACATCTGTTTTGACGATAGCGGTAACTACTACAATTCATTTGACGGACCCGCAGGTATAAGAGGTTTGGGGGCAGCTGTTCCACTTTTTGGAAGCTTTGAAAAAAAATTAAAAAAAGACTCTGTAGTCCTGCTTGATACGGCATGCAACTTTGAAGGATATCACACTGACAAAACGGCAATTTATGCATTTGGGAAAATACCGCAAAAAGCTTATGACTATCACCAAAAATGTGTGGAAATACAAAATATGGTTGCCGAAAGACTAAAACCCGGGAATATACCGGAAGAAATCTATTTTGAAGTAATGAATAAAATAGATAAAGAGTTTGACGTAAATTTTATGGGATTTGGTCCGAACAAAGTAAAATTTTTAGGACACGGGATAGGGCTTGTTGTAGATGAGTATCCCGTTATCGCCAAAGGTTTTAAAGAACCTCTTGTTGAAAATATTGTTATGGCCATAGAGCCCAAAAAAGGGATTGAAAATGTAGGCATGGTTGGCACGGAAAATACATTTGTAGTCACCAAAAATGGCGGGGTATCGCTTACCGGGAATTATTTTGATATTATACAAGTATGA
- a CDS encoding HyaD/HybD family hydrogenase maturation endopeptidase, whose translation MSNIVVFGAGNILLSDEGFGVHFAKYFEDKYSLPENVSIFDAGTLGIMAMHIIEEADYLYIVDVISVKGNPGDIFIYDKEDIMLNRIPTKMSPHQIGVQEVMLLSDIRGKLPKVVKLFGIIPESFEPGTSLSKNLEEKLPKLADMILSEIKSISY comes from the coding sequence TTGAGTAATATAGTTGTTTTCGGAGCTGGAAATATACTTTTGTCAGATGAAGGATTTGGAGTCCATTTTGCAAAATATTTTGAGGATAAATATAGTTTGCCTGAAAATGTCAGTATTTTTGATGCAGGGACTCTTGGAATTATGGCAATGCATATCATTGAAGAAGCAGATTATCTTTACATAGTTGATGTGATTAGTGTCAAAGGGAATCCGGGAGACATATTTATATATGACAAAGAAGATATTATGCTAAACAGGATTCCAACCAAAATGTCTCCTCATCAGATAGGCGTACAAGAGGTCATGCTATTAAGTGACATAAGGGGTAAATTGCCAAAAGTTGTTAAATTGTTTGGGATAATACCTGAAAGTTTTGAGCCTGGCACATCTTTATCTAAAAACTTGGAAGAAAAACTACCAAAGCTCGCAGATATGATTTTGTCAGAAATTAAGAGTATAAGTTATTAA
- a CDS encoding AEC family transporter — translation MEFFIIFSESLLPLFLIIGVAFFYNKNFNPNIKQITDMTLTIFAPIFVFESLTKHKITLDQLAKPFIFMSILTASLILLGYIIAKIFKFPENTKTPFALSISMVNVGNFGLPLIYFTFGPEAVTYSVIYFITFNISLSTVAIYLSSGKSKIFDILKDVFSIPLFHAFIIGMIFSYFGVTLPGSINKGLSLLSQAAIPLLIFILGLQLANIKFQGSYLSIIFIAVLCRLALSPLISFFALKAIDITGLEAKVALIQTSGPSAILPLMYAIKFNRSPDLIAAIIFFTTIFSGITLTLLIKLIA, via the coding sequence ATGGAATTTTTTATAATATTTAGCGAATCTTTACTCCCCCTTTTTTTGATTATTGGGGTAGCATTCTTTTATAATAAAAACTTCAATCCAAATATAAAACAGATAACAGATATGACATTGACAATTTTTGCCCCCATATTTGTTTTTGAATCTCTTACAAAGCACAAAATTACTCTTGACCAGCTTGCAAAACCATTCATTTTTATGAGCATCTTAACTGCATCGCTAATCCTGTTGGGATACATTATAGCGAAAATCTTTAAATTCCCCGAAAACACAAAAACCCCCTTTGCCTTATCAATCTCAATGGTAAATGTAGGCAACTTTGGGCTGCCATTGATATATTTTACTTTTGGGCCGGAAGCTGTAACATACTCTGTTATCTATTTTATAACCTTCAATATTTCGCTAAGCACCGTCGCGATTTATTTAAGCAGCGGAAAATCCAAAATATTTGACATATTAAAAGATGTTTTTTCCATACCGCTCTTTCACGCTTTTATAATAGGGATGATTTTTTCTTATTTTGGAGTAACTCTGCCCGGAAGCATCAACAAAGGGCTTTCACTTTTGTCCCAGGCCGCAATACCTCTGCTAATTTTTATACTTGGTTTGCAACTTGCAAATATAAAATTTCAAGGAAGTTACCTGTCAATAATATTTATTGCGGTATTATGCAGACTTGCCCTTTCACCCCTAATTAGCTTTTTCGCACTCAAAGCCATTGATATAACCGGTCTTGAGGCAAAAGTGGCACTTATTCAGACTTCAGGACCATCGGCTATTTTACCATTGATGTATGCAATTAAGTTTAATCGTAGTCCTGATCTGATTGCTGCAATAATATTTTTTACTACAATCTTTTCAGGAATAACTCTAACACTTTTAATCAAGCTAATTGCCTAA
- a CDS encoding DUF494 family protein codes for MDKIVIALNLIMDFIDSNTFVNEQDIADFLYNTGFDDYEIRQTLSMLDFNSFEGMPIIRHFCASERNKLTQDAMLYLQKLMLTGFLDFVSMEEVIEKAMDADTSKIDAENVKQIILYTLLEKKSLLRQELKEEKDLTN; via the coding sequence ATGGATAAAATAGTTATTGCTTTAAATTTGATAATGGACTTTATCGATTCAAATACATTTGTAAATGAACAAGATATCGCTGATTTCTTATACAATACCGGGTTTGATGACTACGAAATCAGACAGACCCTGTCCATGCTGGATTTTAATTCATTTGAAGGGATGCCGATTATTAGGCATTTTTGTGCTTCTGAAAGGAATAAACTTACTCAAGACGCGATGCTCTATCTTCAAAAGCTTATGCTTACGGGCTTCTTGGATTTTGTTTCTATGGAAGAGGTTATAGAGAAGGCGATGGATGCAGATACATCAAAAATAGATGCTGAAAATGTAAAACAAATAATTTTATACACACTTCTTGAAAAAAAATCCTTATTAAGGCAAGAGTTGAAAGAAGAAAAGGATCTCACCAATTAA
- the dprA gene encoding DNA-protecting protein DprA, protein MRCNIDFQVISNYLKLKRIKGVSPKNILSIVDTFGSIEKIFNIKIDELVSIGIKENIAKEIVNINHLKDDFVEEQLRLIKKHNVTVLVLEDEDYPEELRNIYDPPPVLFAYGKLDCLKRPKIAIVGARKSSERAKKIAAKIACDLAETGINIVSGFAAGVDISAHIGASEKGSTTAVFGCGLLTVYPATNKRYLKKILENGVIVSEYWLTEPPNWYNFPQRNRIISGLSLGTLVVEASKKSGSLITAKLALEQNRELYAIPTFPDSINSATNFLIKNGAILVENYLDIIENTPQLLKSLKVIDKKEQGNIIELTDKTRPVFDLIAEQPLTSNELMLKVNMDFMELMTCLTELELNNLIKRGLDGKYYIY, encoded by the coding sequence TTGAGGTGTAACATAGACTTTCAGGTCATAAGCAATTATTTAAAACTCAAACGGATAAAAGGGGTTTCTCCAAAAAATATCCTTTCAATTGTAGATACCTTTGGTAGCATTGAAAAAATATTCAACATTAAAATAGATGAGCTTGTAAGTATCGGTATAAAAGAAAACATCGCAAAAGAAATTGTAAATATTAATCATTTGAAAGATGATTTTGTAGAAGAGCAGCTTAGGCTTATTAAAAAGCATAATGTCACTGTGCTTGTTTTGGAAGACGAAGATTACCCTGAGGAATTAAGAAATATTTATGACCCACCACCGGTGCTTTTTGCATACGGCAAACTCGATTGTCTTAAAAGGCCAAAAATAGCCATCGTCGGTGCCAGAAAATCATCAGAAAGAGCCAAAAAGATTGCTGCAAAGATAGCATGCGACTTGGCAGAAACAGGGATAAACATTGTAAGTGGATTTGCAGCAGGCGTTGATATAAGTGCACATATCGGGGCCTCTGAAAAAGGGAGCACAACCGCCGTATTTGGCTGCGGCCTGTTGACAGTTTATCCTGCCACAAACAAAAGATATCTGAAAAAAATCCTCGAAAATGGTGTAATAGTTTCTGAATATTGGCTGACCGAACCGCCAAATTGGTACAATTTTCCTCAAAGAAACAGAATAATAAGCGGTCTGTCTCTTGGGACACTTGTGGTTGAAGCCTCCAAAAAAAGTGGCTCACTCATCACTGCCAAGCTTGCCTTGGAGCAAAACAGGGAGCTTTATGCAATCCCGACATTTCCGGATTCAATAAACTCTGCCACCAACTTTCTTATAAAAAATGGTGCAATTCTCGTGGAAAATTATCTGGATATAATAGAAAATACCCCACAACTGTTAAAAAGCTTAAAAGTAATTGACAAAAAAGAGCAAGGCAATATTATAGAGCTGACTGATAAAACCAGGCCCGTATTCGACTTGATAGCAGAGCAACCTCTTACATCTAATGAACTGATGTTGAAAGTAAACATGGATTTTATGGAACTGATGACCTGTTTGACAGAGCTCGAACTTAATAATCTCATAAAAAGAGGGCTTGACGGAAAATATTATATATACTAA